In Silene latifolia isolate original U9 population chromosome 3, ASM4854445v1, whole genome shotgun sequence, a single window of DNA contains:
- the LOC141646791 gene encoding kinesin-like protein KIN-12F, with protein MNTVSISSVRKLLSKSKSLSTKPSSMASKSQSFAVTGDENSPPIDPNIQVNESQFPIKNSPIKSPSKLSISQNAIDFTKSNPRIDSSVKVVVRIRPKTVNEKLGDPSIKKVSGDCLKVGDREFKFDSVLDSNSKQEDVFDLVGLPLVKDALAGYNASVLSYGQTGSGKTYTMWGPPGAMVEGQSPSTQQGIVPRMFQMLFREIEKEKADAGDKQINYQCRCSFLEIYHGQIGDLLDPTQRNLQIKDDAKNGFYIENLTEEYVTCYDDVTQILIKGLSSRKVGATSINSRSSRSHIIFTCVIESWCKETPANNFSSSKTSRISLVDLAGLGRNKQADAGREFERERKELNSSLSHLGHLVNILAAGTQPDDRMYTDSSLTHLLQQSLGGNAKLAVICNISPDIKNYVETLSTLRFGQRISSIQNKPVINEITEEDMDDLTDQIRQLKDELIRAKLNVKSAGPADRQFTGKNIRESVNQLRISLNRSLVLPITNDIEEDIHADETDVTELCKHLDDLHASCDSDSMNFASVRGSSDSFFTSEHEINCLHDSVEIDSPEAPDSSSRNSISKAFQEPPLSESPKIRNFQRKSVIIEDTKSLSAVSLRSVSENEPVRSSLRSSRLFSGPPESLAASLKRGLDVIDSHQQNSSSIRDSVAFSFEHLMLKPSPAADKINASVQTLSPSSFICASCRQKGEGEGEDAAESKDKVKELEKVCSEQSAKIEELNQMVEQLKTEKERVFTSQKSQAIEDKGCEPEIIKETCAIEENHKSENESFDVREKEELLAEIQFLKNKLQVYTDSSAPNKSIDKLRSSLLSRSMQIRKSMSSQFNNAEEMEKERERWTEMESEWINLTDELRIDIESHREHAEKVETELKQEKKYTEELDDALNRAVLGHARFVEHYVELQEKYNHLSENHKRVMETINDVKRAASKAGAKGSGARYAKAFAAELTTIRAEEKKEREHLRKVNRSLRLQLRETAEAVHTAGELLVRLKEAEETASFAESNMTELQQENEKLRKQLEKVKNKHKMEMTTMKQYMAESKLPESALRRPVHFDEEPLPTSTYITPHDDEAWKSEFGDIYQHGHY; from the exons ATGAATACGGTTTCAATTTCTTCGGTTCGAAAACTACTAAGCAAATCTAAATCTTTATCAACTAAACCCTCATCAATGGCTTCCAAATCTCAATCTTTCGCTGTTACCGGAGACGAAAACTCCCCACCAATTGATCCCAACATTCAAGTTAATGAATCCCAATTTCCTATTAAAAATTCTCCTATTAAATCTCCATCTAAGCTCTCAATTTCCCAAAATGCAATTGATTTTACTAAATCAAACCCTAGAATTGATTCATCGGTTAAG gTTGTGGTGAGGATTAGACCCAAGACTGTTAATGAGAAGTTAGGCGATCCGTCGATTAAGAAGGTTAGCGGCGATTGTTTGAAGGTTGGAGATCGGGAGTTTAAGTTCGACTCGGTTCTTGATTCGAATTCTAAACAG GAAGATGTTTTTGATTTAGTCGGGTTGCCGTTGGTGAAAGATGCATTGGCTGGATACAATGCTTCAGTATTGTCTTATGGACAG ACTGGAAGTGGCAAGACCTACACGATGTGGGGTCCGCCAGGCGCCATGGTTGAGGGTCAATCTCCTAGTACACAGCAAGGAATCGTCCCACGAATGTTTCAAATGTTGTTCCGTGAGATTGAAAAA GAAAAGGCGGACGCAGGTGACAAACAGATAAACTATCAGTGTCGTTGTTCCTTCCTTGAG ATATATCATGGACAAATCGGGGATTTACTTGATCCCACCCAGCGAAATCTTCAG ATTAAGGACGATGCCAAGAATGGTTTTTACATCGAGAATTTGACTGAGGAGTATGTAACTTGCTATGATGACGTGACCCAAATACTGATCAAG GGTCTTTCTAGTCGAAAAGTCGGTGCCACAAGCATAAATTCTAGGAGTTCTAGATCTCATATTATATTTACCTGTGTGATTGAGTCCTGGTGCAAG GAAACTCCAGCAAATAACTTCAGCAGCTCAAAAACTAGTCGAATCAGCCTTGTGGATCTTGCTGGACTAGGAAGAAATAAACAAGCTGATGCCGGAAGAGAATTTGAAAGGGAACGTAAAGAACTTAACAGCTCTTTATCACACCTCGG acACTTGGTCAATATTTTGGCAGCAGGAACTCAACCTGATGACCGCATGTATACAGATTCTTCTTTGACACACTTACTACAACAATCACTCGGTGGGAATGCCAAACTTGCCGTCATCTGCAATATATCTCCAGATATCAA AAATTATGTTGAGACTCTTAGCACACTGAGATTTGGACAAAGGATAAGTTCCATCCAAAACAAGCCAGTCATCAATGAGATAACTGAAGAAGACATGGATGATCTTACAGATCAGATCCGTCAGCTGAAG gatGAACTTATTAGAGCAAAACTGAATGTTAAATCAGCTGGGCCTGCAGATAGACAATTTACCGGGAAAAATATACGTGAAAGCGTGAACCAATTGAGAATCAGCCTGAATCGGTCCTTGGTGCTACCCATAACCAATGATATCGAAGAAGACATCCATGCTGATGAAACTGATGTTACAGAACTGTGTAAACATCTAGACGACTTACACGCATCTTGTGATAGTGACAGCATGAATTTTGCATCAGTACGAGGAAGTTCTGACAGTTTTTTCACAAGTGAACATGAAATCAACTGCTTACACGACTCAGTTGAAATCGATTCTCCTGAGGCTCCTGATTCCTCTTCAAGAAACAGTATTTCCAAGGCTTTCCAAGAGCCACCCTTGTCCGAATCTCCAAAAATCAGGAATTTTCAGAGAAAAAGTGTTATCATAGAGGATACAAAATCTCTCTCAGCCGTGTCATTAAGATCAGTTAGCGAGAATGAACCAGTGAGATCCTCTCTGAGGTCCAGCAGGCTTTTCTCAGGACCTCCTGAATCTTTAGCTGCTAGTCTTAAGAGAGGCCTAGACGTCATTGATTCTCATCAACAAAATTCGTCATCAATTAGGGACTCCGTTGCTTTCTCCTTTGAACACTTGATGTTGAAACCTTCTCCAGCTGCTGACAAAATCAATGCTTCTGTTCAAACATTGTCACCTTCCTCATTTATCTGCGCATCTTGCCGTCAAAAGGGAGAG GGGGAAGGAGAAGATGCTGCTGAAAGCAAGGACAAAGTAAAAGAGCTTGAGAAAGTCTGTAGTGAACAATCTGCAAAAATCGAGGAGCTCAATCAAATG GTGGAGCAACTGAAAACCGAAAAAGAGAGAGTCTTTACTTCCCAAAAAAGCCAAGCAATTGAAGACAAG GGCTGTGAACCTGAAATTATAAAGGAGACATGTGCCATCGAGGAGAACCACAAGAGCGAGAATGAATCCTTTGACGTGAGAGAAAAGGAAGAACTTCTCGCGGAGATCCAGTTCTTGAAGAACAAGTTGCAAGTTTATACTGATTCATCAGCTCCAAACAAGTCCATAGACAAGCTAAGATCCTCATTGCTGTCACGTTCGATGCAAATACGTAAAAGCATGAGTTCCCAATTCAACAATGCTGAAGAGATGGAGAAGGAAAGAGAGAGGTGGACTGAGATGGAGAGTGAGTGGATTAACCTGACCGATGAGCTAAGAATCGACATTGAATCCCATCGAGAACATGCTGAGAAGGTAGAGACTGAATTAAAACAAGAGAAAAAGTACACTGAGGAATTGGATGATGCACTTAACAGGGCAGTACTCGGTCATGCCCGGTTTGTTGAACATTATGTTGAGTTACAAGAGAAATACAATCATTTGTCTGAAAATCACAAAAGGGTAATGGAAACCATAAATGATGTTAAAAGAGCGGCTTCAAAGGCTGGTGCTAAAGGCAGTGGTGCTCGGTATGCTAAGGCTTTTGCTGCAGAACTTACGACAATTAGGGCAGAAGAGAAGAAGGAACGAGAGCATTTGAGAAAGGTGAACAGGAGCCTTAGACTCCAGCTCAGAGAAACTGCTGAAGCTGTTCATACTGCCGGGGAACTTCTAGTTCGGCTCAAAGAAGCTGAAGAAACTGCTTCATTTGCCGAG TCGAATATGACAGAGCTTCAGCAGGAGAACGAGAAGCTGAGG